In one window of Limnohabitans sp. MORI2 DNA:
- the ntrC gene encoding nitrogen regulation protein NR(I) has translation MKSIWIVDDDQSIRFVLEKALLRENLPTRSFTSPREVLQALDSVTQEEFPQILVSDIRMPGGSGLDLLTKVKERLPALPVIIMTAFSDLDSAVSAFQGGAFEYLPKPFDLPKAVELIRRALDESQREQAQTQAQDATPEMLGQAPAMQDVFRAIGRLSQSNVTVMITGESGSGKELVARALHKHSPRGDAGSKGPFVAINTAAIPKDLLESELFGHERGAFTGAQTTRRGRFEQAEGGTLFLDEIGDMPFDLQTRLLRVLSDGTYYRVGGHNAIKANVRVIAATHQDLEKRVKDGVFREDLFHRLNVIRLRLPALRERREDIPTLTRHFLQQSAQQLGVEPKRIADSAQTVLNQFAFPGNVRQLENICHWLTVMAPAQVIEPKDLPPEVTLPADALAAIGHVGQDTLGVLLAHGSDSVGAVAQTHQDAMPMAQNIGATPVVLNMPGADWEQGLEAEAMSLLVAGRTDVWDVLVNRVEAKLIQTALANTRGRRIEAAQKLGIGRNTITRKIQELGLDD, from the coding sequence ATGAAATCGATTTGGATTGTGGATGACGACCAGTCAATTCGCTTTGTGCTGGAGAAAGCCTTGCTGCGCGAGAACCTGCCGACGCGTAGCTTCACCAGCCCGCGCGAAGTGCTGCAGGCGCTCGACTCGGTGACGCAGGAGGAGTTTCCGCAAATTCTGGTGAGTGACATTCGCATGCCTGGCGGTTCGGGCTTGGATCTACTGACCAAAGTCAAAGAGCGTTTGCCTGCATTGCCCGTCATCATCATGACGGCTTTTTCGGATTTAGACAGCGCGGTGTCCGCCTTTCAAGGTGGTGCGTTTGAATATCTCCCCAAGCCCTTCGATCTGCCCAAGGCCGTGGAGTTGATTCGCCGCGCTTTGGATGAGAGCCAACGCGAACAAGCACAAACACAAGCGCAAGATGCCACGCCCGAAATGCTCGGTCAAGCACCCGCCATGCAAGACGTGTTTCGCGCCATTGGGCGACTCAGCCAAAGCAATGTGACGGTGATGATCACCGGTGAGAGCGGATCGGGTAAGGAGTTGGTTGCGCGTGCGCTGCACAAGCATTCACCACGCGGTGATGCGGGCAGCAAAGGCCCGTTTGTGGCCATCAATACGGCAGCGATTCCAAAGGACTTGTTGGAGAGTGAGCTTTTCGGTCACGAACGAGGCGCTTTCACTGGGGCGCAAACCACACGCCGAGGTCGCTTTGAGCAGGCTGAGGGCGGTACCTTGTTCTTGGATGAAATCGGCGATATGCCGTTTGATTTGCAAACACGTTTGCTCCGTGTCTTGAGCGATGGCACTTACTACCGCGTCGGTGGGCACAACGCCATCAAAGCCAATGTGCGCGTGATTGCTGCCACGCACCAAGACTTGGAAAAACGCGTCAAAGACGGCGTGTTCCGTGAAGATTTGTTCCACCGCTTGAACGTGATTCGTTTGCGTTTGCCTGCTTTGCGTGAACGCCGTGAAGACATTCCCACCTTAACGCGCCACTTTTTGCAGCAGAGTGCACAACAATTGGGCGTGGAGCCTAAGCGCATTGCAGATTCTGCACAAACAGTGCTCAATCAGTTTGCGTTTCCGGGCAACGTGCGTCAACTCGAAAATATTTGTCATTGGTTGACAGTGATGGCGCCGGCTCAGGTGATTGAACCCAAAGACTTGCCACCCGAGGTCACGCTCCCAGCTGACGCTTTGGCCGCGATCGGGCATGTTGGGCAAGACACATTGGGCGTGTTGTTAGCCCATGGATCAGACTCAGTCGGAGCTGTGGCACAGACGCACCAAGATGCGATGCCAATGGCACAAAACATTGGTGCGACTCCTGTGGTGCTGAACATGCCGGGCGCTGATTGGGAGCAAGGCCTCGAAGCTGAGGCTATGAGTTTGTTGGTGGCAGGCCGCACCGATGTGTGGGATGTGTTGGTGAATCGCGTGGAAGCCAAGTTGATTCAAACGGCGTTGGCCAACACGCGAGGCCGTCGCATAGAGGCCGCGCAAAAGTTGGGCATTGGCCGCAACACCATCACCCGCAAAATTCAAGAGTTGGGTTTAGACGATTAA
- the glnL gene encoding nitrogen regulation protein NR(II), giving the protein MTGSTGASSAHYTQAFDLLATLVAVVRTDGVVVFANAALEDVMGVSRRTIEGARLASYFNEPQSLENALQGAQSQAFATLRYDALLRRPLQDPLPVHVIVAPTEVIGEVLVELLPLEQQTRQDREERLIDQAQANKELIRNLAHEIKNPLGGIRGAAQLLQMEVESKDLIEYTQVIIHEADRLQLLVDRLLAPHRRPHVVGDVNIHEVCERVRSLILAEFPKGLRVVRDYDTSIPEFRGDREQLIQAVLNITHNAAQALVDRVAEGDAEIVLRTRISRQVTFGKQRYRLALELHVIDNGPGIPEDIKDRLFFPLVSGRDGGSGLGLNLAQTFVQQHHGLIECDSVPGCTDFKILIPLP; this is encoded by the coding sequence ATGACAGGCTCAACAGGCGCATCGTCTGCACATTACACACAAGCCTTTGATTTGTTGGCCACCTTGGTGGCCGTGGTACGCACCGATGGTGTGGTGGTGTTTGCCAACGCAGCCCTCGAAGACGTCATGGGCGTATCGCGCCGCACCATTGAGGGCGCGAGATTGGCGAGCTACTTCAACGAGCCTCAGTCGTTGGAAAATGCCTTGCAAGGTGCACAGAGTCAGGCCTTTGCCACCTTGCGCTATGACGCGTTGCTGCGCCGCCCTTTGCAAGACCCATTGCCTGTGCACGTGATCGTGGCACCGACTGAGGTGATCGGCGAGGTGTTGGTGGAGTTGCTGCCTTTGGAGCAACAAACTCGCCAAGACCGCGAAGAGCGCTTGATTGACCAAGCGCAGGCTAACAAAGAGCTGATTCGCAACCTAGCGCACGAAATCAAAAATCCGCTGGGGGGCATTCGAGGTGCTGCACAGTTGTTGCAGATGGAGGTCGAAAGCAAAGACCTCATCGAATACACCCAAGTCATCATTCATGAAGCAGACCGTTTGCAGTTACTGGTGGACCGTTTGTTAGCCCCGCATCGTCGCCCGCATGTGGTGGGCGATGTGAATATCCATGAGGTCTGTGAGCGGGTTCGTAGCCTCATTCTGGCCGAGTTTCCAAAGGGTTTGCGTGTGGTGCGCGACTACGATACCTCGATCCCAGAGTTCCGAGGAGACCGTGAGCAGTTGATTCAAGCCGTGCTCAATATCACGCACAACGCGGCGCAAGCGCTAGTTGATCGCGTCGCTGAGGGGGATGCTGAAATTGTTCTGCGCACACGCATCAGCCGACAGGTGACATTTGGCAAACAACGCTATCGCTTGGCATTGGAATTGCATGTGATTGATAACGGGCCTGGCATTCCAGAAGACATCAAGGATCGGTTGTTCTTTCCTTTGGTGTCAGGGCGGGATGGCGGTTCGGGCTTGGGACTGAATTTGGCACAAACCTTTGTGCAGCAGCACCATGGCCTGATCGAGTGCGACAGCGTGCCGGGATGCACGGATTTCAAAATCCTTATCCCGCTGCCTTGA
- a CDS encoding molybdopterin-binding protein, whose translation MTQAHPPATNARPEIGLIIVGDEILSGKRADKHMPKLIELLSARGLSLDWADYVGDSPERITRTLARAFESNSVVFSCGGIGATPDDHTRQCAAKALGVDLSLHPEAAALIRERMQDVAKEQGVPYDPERDDNVHRLNMGVFPVGAHIIPNPYNKIAGFSCQGPVGAVHFVPGFPVMAWPMMEWVLDTHYAHLFQQGAWVEQSIIIYGSMEATITPLMETLERDFEGIKVFSLPSVDHPEHGRHIELGVKGAPEKVAPAYAAMLAGLQPFGFKFGPELVRK comes from the coding sequence ATGACCCAAGCACACCCACCAGCCACTAATGCTCGGCCAGAGATTGGCCTCATCATCGTTGGCGATGAAATCCTCTCGGGCAAACGTGCCGACAAGCACATGCCTAAACTCATTGAGCTCTTAAGCGCACGCGGCCTGTCGCTCGATTGGGCGGATTACGTTGGCGATTCGCCCGAACGCATCACGCGAACGTTAGCCCGCGCATTTGAGAGCAACAGCGTTGTGTTTTCGTGTGGCGGCATTGGCGCAACGCCTGACGATCACACCCGTCAATGTGCCGCCAAGGCTTTGGGTGTCGATTTAAGCCTGCATCCTGAGGCGGCTGCCTTGATTCGTGAGCGTATGCAAGACGTGGCTAAAGAACAAGGCGTGCCATATGACCCTGAGCGTGATGACAACGTGCATCGCCTGAACATGGGTGTGTTTCCTGTGGGGGCTCACATCATTCCCAACCCATACAACAAGATTGCGGGTTTCAGTTGCCAAGGACCCGTCGGCGCAGTGCACTTTGTGCCGGGCTTTCCTGTCATGGCTTGGCCGATGATGGAATGGGTGCTCGACACGCATTACGCACATCTGTTTCAGCAAGGCGCTTGGGTTGAGCAGTCCATCATCATCTATGGTTCGATGGAAGCCACCATCACTCCGTTGATGGAAACGCTAGAGAGGGACTTTGAAGGCATCAAGGTGTTCAGCCTGCCCAGTGTCGATCACCCAGAACATGGCCGCCACATTGAGTTGGGTGTGAAAGGTGCGCCTGAAAAAGTTGCGCCTGCTTATGCGGCGATGTTGGCTGGCCTTCAACCATTCGGCTTTAAATTCGGCCCTGAATTGGTGCGTAAATAG
- a CDS encoding DUF4337 domain-containing protein produces MSEHGFHVHGPHDHELEHAAQGHGGGGFTSKIAMFTAIIATVGAIFGYMGGATQAAAGLYKNDAAIKKTEAANQWNYYQAKSSKQNLMELALELAPPSKAEHYQAQIERYKTEKADIKAGAEKLEAQSKEFDEMSEAQMHQHHRWAQATTVLQVAIALAAIALLTRKVWLEYAMFGTGAFGIAIGIMAALHI; encoded by the coding sequence ATGTCTGAACACGGTTTTCACGTGCATGGCCCGCATGACCATGAACTCGAACACGCCGCACAAGGCCACGGCGGTGGTGGTTTCACCAGCAAGATTGCCATGTTCACCGCCATCATTGCCACGGTGGGCGCGATCTTTGGCTACATGGGCGGCGCGACCCAAGCGGCAGCGGGCTTGTACAAAAACGATGCAGCCATCAAAAAAACCGAAGCAGCAAACCAATGGAATTACTACCAAGCCAAAAGCAGCAAGCAAAACTTGATGGAGTTGGCTTTGGAGTTGGCCCCTCCCAGTAAGGCTGAACATTACCAAGCGCAAATTGAGCGCTACAAAACCGAGAAGGCCGACATCAAAGCCGGCGCGGAAAAACTCGAAGCGCAGTCCAAAGAATTTGACGAAATGTCCGAAGCCCAAATGCACCAGCATCACCGCTGGGCACAAGCCACCACGGTGCTGCAAGTCGCCATTGCCTTGGCTGCCATTGCGTTGCTCACACGCAAGGTGTGGCTTGAATACGCCATGTTTGGCACAGGCGCTTTTGGCATTGCCATCGGCATCATGGCCGCACTTCACATCTGA
- the glnA gene encoding type I glutamate--ammonia ligase, whose translation MAKTVADVMKMVKENEVKFVDFRFTDTRGKWQHITAPVSQFDESKFEDGQAFDGSSIAGWKGIEASDMLLMPDPNSALIDPFFEEVTLVLICDVIEPTDGKAYERDPRSIAKRAETYLKQSGLGDTAYFGPEPEFFLFDEVRWSTEPNNTFYAINEYEGPWNSGEKIEGGNRGHRPRVKGGYFPVPPVDSTHDMRSEMSLILESVGIPVEVHHHEVAGAGQCEIGTKFSTLVERADWTLLQKYVIHNVANAYGKTATFMPKPYAGDNGSGMHVHQSIWKDGKNLFAGNGYAGLSDLALYYIGGIIKHARALNAITNPGTNSYKRLVPHFEAPVKLAYSAKNRSASIRIPNVASDKARRVEARFPDPLCNPYLGFAALLMAGLDGIENKIHPGEAATKDLYHLPPEEDKLVPTVCSSLDQALEALDKDRAFLTKGGVFTDAWIDSYIDLKMQEVTRSRVEVSPVEYDMYYSL comes from the coding sequence ATGGCCAAGACCGTCGCAGACGTAATGAAAATGGTGAAAGAGAACGAAGTTAAATTCGTTGACTTCCGTTTCACCGATACCCGTGGTAAGTGGCAGCACATCACTGCGCCCGTGTCGCAGTTTGACGAGAGCAAGTTTGAAGACGGTCAAGCGTTTGACGGTTCTTCGATTGCTGGCTGGAAGGGCATTGAAGCCTCTGACATGTTGTTGATGCCTGATCCAAACAGCGCATTGATCGACCCCTTCTTCGAAGAAGTCACTTTGGTGTTGATCTGTGACGTGATCGAACCCACAGACGGCAAGGCCTACGAGCGTGACCCACGTTCCATCGCTAAGCGCGCTGAAACTTACCTCAAGCAATCTGGCTTGGGCGACACTGCTTATTTCGGTCCAGAACCAGAATTCTTCTTGTTTGACGAAGTGCGTTGGAGCACTGAGCCAAACAACACGTTCTACGCCATCAACGAATACGAAGGCCCATGGAACAGCGGCGAGAAAATCGAAGGCGGTAACCGCGGTCACCGTCCTCGCGTCAAAGGTGGCTACTTCCCAGTGCCTCCCGTTGACAGCACACACGACATGCGTAGCGAAATGTCCCTGATTCTCGAGTCAGTGGGTATTCCAGTTGAAGTGCACCACCACGAAGTGGCAGGCGCAGGCCAGTGCGAAATCGGTACCAAGTTCTCGACTTTGGTTGAGCGCGCTGACTGGACATTGCTGCAAAAGTACGTGATCCACAACGTGGCCAACGCTTACGGCAAAACTGCCACTTTTATGCCCAAGCCCTACGCTGGCGACAACGGTTCTGGCATGCACGTTCACCAGTCCATCTGGAAAGACGGCAAGAACTTGTTCGCAGGCAACGGCTACGCTGGCTTGTCTGATCTCGCCCTGTACTACATCGGCGGCATCATCAAGCACGCACGTGCTTTGAACGCGATCACCAACCCAGGTACCAACAGCTATAAGCGTTTGGTGCCTCACTTCGAAGCGCCAGTGAAATTGGCTTACTCTGCCAAAAACCGTTCTGCTTCGATTCGTATTCCTAACGTGGCTTCTGACAAAGCCCGCCGCGTGGAAGCTCGTTTCCCCGATCCATTGTGCAACCCTTACCTCGGCTTCGCAGCCTTGTTGATGGCTGGTTTGGACGGTATCGAGAACAAGATCCACCCAGGCGAAGCAGCGACCAAAGACTTGTACCACCTCCCACCCGAGGAAGACAAGTTGGTCCCAACCGTGTGCTCCAGCTTGGATCAAGCTTTGGAAGCCCTCGACAAAGACCGCGCCTTCTTGACCAAAGGCGGCGTGTTCACCGACGCATGGATCGACTCTTACATCGACTTGAAGATGCAAGAAGTCACACGCAGCCGTGTGGAAGTGTCTCCTGTCGAATACGACATGTACTACTCGCTGTAA
- the xth gene encoding exodeoxyribonuclease III gives MQLATWNVNSLTVRLPQVLDWLAANPVDALVLQETKTTDDKFPREAIEAAGYQVAFFGQKTYNGVALLSRTPITEVVKNIPGFEDDMARVIAGTVGDVRVIGAYFPNGQAPDSDKFVYKMRWLEALQHWLREELKQHPKLVLMGDFNITVDDRDVWDPVGLKNTIHCTVEERAHFQALIDLGTHDAFRLFEQPEKSYSWWDYREFAFRRNRGLRIDHILVSDALKASVQACVIDKAPRKNERPSDHTPVVVTLA, from the coding sequence ATGCAACTTGCCACTTGGAATGTCAACTCGCTCACCGTGCGCTTGCCACAGGTATTGGACTGGCTAGCAGCCAACCCCGTGGACGCTTTGGTGCTGCAAGAAACCAAAACCACCGACGACAAATTTCCGCGCGAAGCCATTGAAGCCGCCGGCTATCAAGTGGCCTTCTTCGGCCAAAAAACCTACAACGGTGTGGCCCTGCTCTCGCGCACACCGATTACTGAGGTGGTGAAAAACATCCCAGGCTTTGAAGACGACATGGCCCGCGTCATTGCAGGTACGGTGGGCGATGTGCGCGTCATTGGTGCGTACTTTCCCAACGGGCAAGCGCCAGACAGCGACAAGTTTGTTTACAAAATGCGCTGGCTCGAAGCGCTGCAACATTGGTTGCGCGAAGAACTCAAACAGCACCCCAAGCTGGTGTTGATGGGCGACTTCAACATCACTGTGGACGACCGCGATGTGTGGGACCCCGTGGGTTTGAAAAACACCATCCACTGCACGGTGGAAGAGCGTGCCCACTTTCAAGCACTGATTGACCTCGGCACACACGACGCGTTTCGATTGTTTGAACAGCCCGAAAAAAGCTACAGCTGGTGGGACTATCGCGAGTTTGCGTTCCGTCGCAACCGTGGCCTGCGCATTGATCACATCTTGGTAAGCGATGCACTCAAAGCCAGCGTGCAAGCGTGTGTGATTGACAAAGCACCTCGCAAAAACGAGCGCCCCAGCGACCACACACCGGTGGTGGTGACGCTGGCTTAA